The Acetomicrobium sp. S15 = DSM 107314 genomic interval GCTCGGCAAAAGGCCCTAAGATCGAGCCTGCCCAACTAACAAATATATTTGTTATGGAGGAATCGAGATGGAGAAGGGGAAAACGGTCATGGAGCTAAGTCATCGAATCGTTTCTGATCCGGAAATCTGCAGCGGCGAGCCCTGTGTGGCCGGCACAAGAATACCTGTATGGGTGATATTAAGCCATCTGGCTTCCGGTGAGGATATCGAAACCATCCTGCGCAACCTCCCTCGCCTAAGCAGAGAGGACATCCTGGCCTGCCTGGAATATGCGAGCTATTTAGCGACAGAAAAGGTGGTACCGGTATGAAATGGTCATCGTCCTCGATGAGAATGTCAGTCTAACTTTGGCTTCTGCGCTTCGGCAAGCGGGCTATGAGGTTATATTGCTATAGCTGAGACTGCTGAGAGAGGCATGGTCGATGCTGAGGTGTGGAAATTAGCAAAGGCACGACAGGCAATCCTTATTACCAGGGACTACGGCTTCGCTAACCCGGTACGCTTCAGGACTCAGGAAGTTGGAGCTGTAATCTATCTCCGTCGGGCCAACTTGAGCTCCGAGAAAGAAGCAGAGCTGGTGATGAGTTTCTTGACTGCCCATAAATTAAAAGAGGAATATGATGGGCGCTTGATTACTCTGTGGCCTGGCGGGGTGCGAATCCGTTGACGGTCACATAACCCTTGGGGCCAGGTCTCTACTTTTTGTGTTTTTAGACTACCTAACTTTTTGCCTCCAGGTCCATCCTCTCACGTCTTACATCTCACATTTTTGCTTTTTCTGCGGGGTTCGTGGTTGGATATTGTATTGTTAGTTCTTCACCTTCGGCCATCTGAGCAGGCGATAGTTTCGCCCAGCTGCTTCTTTTAGAATGCGGTTGCTTTTTGCCATGCAATTGGGCTTTGAATTTTTGCCCTCTGCTCATTTGAGTGAATCCGTCATATCTTTATTTTAACAGTTTAGCATATGATACGTCGAGTTTCTCGTTTAAGAGAAGGAGGCTCTCTAAAAGGACCTCCGCTCCTGCTATGATGTGCTCCTCCTTCGTGAACTCCTCAGAACAGTGGCTTAAACCCTTAACGCTTGGGACGAAGATCATGCCTATAGGCGCGATTGAAGCTACGTGCATAGCGTCGTGCCCTGCTCCGCTTGGCATTTCTAAATACTCGTATCCAAGATTGGAACACGCCTCTTTTATGGTAGCTATAATATTTTCCGAACATAGGGCGGGATAGGCGTCGCTTGCAGTTTCGAAGGATACGGAAACATGGCATTTTGCACTTGTATCTGATGCAGCCTTCTCGACTTGATCCAAGAATGTATCGATTTCTTCTTCCGATATGCTTCTCACCTCTAAGTCCATGATGCATAAACCGGGGATCACATTGGGAGAATTGGGGAAAATCTCTATGCGGCCAACTGTGGCCACCAAGGGAAAACTGCCCTGCCAATCTAAAGCCAAGTCGTGGACGAGCGAAATCATCTGAGAAGCTCCTACCAGCGCATCATTTCTGGCCTTCATTGGAGTGGTGCCTGCGTGATTAGCCTGTCCCCTTACGGTAATCTTTACGCGGCGGATCGCCACGATGCCCGAAACCACTCCTATAGGAATGCCAGCCGTATCCAGTACGGGGCCCTGCTCTATATGCAGTTCCATATATGCAGCGATATCGCCGCGTTTCTTTAGAGGTGCGTTTAAAAGGTCTGGATTGCCCCCCATGCGCTTTATGGCATCTTTAAGCGTTTCGCCGTTGGGATTGTTGCGCAGCAGCATTTCTTGAGATAGGGTCCCAACTATAGCGCGGCTTCCCACACAGGAAACGGCGCCGTAGTCGCTCACTTCTTCCGATAAGAAGTCCACTACCTCCAAGGGGAATCGCAAAGATTGGCCAGAGCGATGAAGGTAAGATGCCACCGCCGCACCGGTCAATACCCCTAAGATACCGTCATATCGCCCGCCACCGGTAACTGTGTCTGTATGAGACCCTATCATTATGGGCGGCCTGTCGCGATCAAGTCCTTCCATGCGTCCAATTAAGTTTGCCGCCGCATCAAGCTTTACATCCAAACCAGATGTCTCAAAGTGGCTTTTGAGCCATTCTCTTCCCCTTAAGTAAGTTTCTGTAAAGGCACGCCTCGTAAAGGGAGGAGCACTTTGATCTGTAAGGGTGGCCATCTTTTCAATAGCCCTAATTAAAGCTTTACCATCTATTCGGCCTGTCAATATCAACACCTCTATCGCATGAGTTAAAAAATTTAAAGAGCTATCCTAACAGTAAGTTTGGAAGCCATGTAGCGATCTGCGGGAACATAAAGAGTGCCACCAGCACAATTATGTCGCACAACACAAAAGGCCACACACCGCTGAAGATATCCTCCAACGATACGCTATATTCATGCGGTATCACGCCTTTCATAGCGTAGATGTTCAAGCCAACCGGAGGTGTTACTCCACCTATTTCGGTCAGCTTGAGGGCTATTACGCCGAACCAGATCGGATCGTAACCCAATCTCACAACGAGCGGGAAAACGACCGGCAGGGTTAGAGCATATATACCTACGGGCACCATAATCATCCCCAAGAGAAACATGATCCCTAAAATTCCTAGCATGATAAAGACCCTTGGGATATTGAGATTTAGCAAAAACATGGCCATTTCCGTGGGGAGCCTCGTCAAAGCCAAGACGCGGCTATAGAAAAGGGCGCCGATATTAATCAGAAAAAGCATGGCCGTGGTATTGGCGGATTCTTTCATGGCAGTGTTAACAATGCTAAATTTTCGGATGCTTCCCTGAAAGTAGCCAAATACCAGGGTTAAAATGGCACCTACGGCTGCAGCCTCCGTGGGCGTAAATACTCCTGCGTAGATGCCTCCGAGGACGGCGAACGCTATTATGATAACTGGCCACATATTCCAGACCGCTTTTCTCCTCTGCTCAGGGGTAAAGGAACTTTTTGAGGCTTCAGGCGCCAGCCGGGGATTCCTCTTAACGGCATAAATGATGTATATCGAGTAGACAGATGCGGTAATGAAACCAGGAATGACACCGGCCGCAAAGAGTTTACCCACCGATTGCTGCGTAAACATGGCATAGATGATCATCATCATGCTCGGCGGAATCATGGAAGCAAATGTCCCAGCGGAGGCAATACACGCTGTAGAGAGCCTCTTGTCGTAGCCGATGCGCTGCATCTCAGAAAAGACCATTTTGCCAAAGATCGCCGTTGCGGCAATGGAGGAGCCGGAGAGAAGTCCAAACATCGCACAACCAAAGCACGTGGCGATGGCAAGTGAACCCTTTAACCTTCTGGCGAGGGCATATACGCCGTTGTAAGCCCTCTGGGCATAGCCGCCATAAGCAGCAAACGCCCCCATTAACGTAAATAACGGAATACAAGTCCACGTGGGCGTAGCGATAGAAAAATAAGCCGCCTGGCCAAGAAGAGATAGCGCGCTGTCGACACCGATCAACAAAGTGGATATTAAAAAGCCACTTAGGATGAACGCTAACCCTATCTGTAAGCCTGTGGCCATCAATGCCAAAAGCAATAATACGCACAAGGTACCGCCCGTCACGAAGTCCATTGGCCCACCACCTCCCCCCGCGGCTCAAGCGCTAAAATCATTCACAGCGTTTATCAGCATCTGAATCCAGAAAAAGGCAATACCTACAACCATCACGACTTTCACCGGCCAAAGGCGCAATTCCACAACCCCCGCAAGCGCTTCACGGCTAACATAAGAGGCAATGGCATCCTGAAGCAGAGCATAGAAAAAAATGCCGATGGATATGAGAGCCAAAATGTAGGCCGACAGTTCTATGACACGCTTTATTCGAGGAGAGAAGGCATTTTTCACTATTTCCAGGCTTACATGCTCCTTATGTTCTTCACAACGGGCCATCCCAAGGTATATTACGATCATCATGACAAAGACTGAAAGTTCTGCCATCCCCTGAATAGGCTTACCTACATTGCGACTGCAAACATCCATTACCAATAACACCATCATTACAAGCATAAGCCACCCGCAGAATGCAGATAGCGCTTCATTTGTCTTATGAAAAAAATGTTTCATTTTTTAAGCCCTCCCATCCCCATACAAAGAGCAAAACGTGGGGCATCGTGCCCTTAAAGACACTGTGCCCCACATTTTACCTACTGCTCTCGCTTTATGGCTTCCTGAACAAGGGCTCTCAGTTTTTCCATTACTGAAGGCGCGGTTTCAAGACCGGCTTCTTTAGCTTCCTCGATCCACTGTTTCTGAAGATCTTGTAGTCTATCCGCATTCTCCCACTTCGCTATGTCCTCTTTCGACATGAACGTGACGGTGCAACCTGCAGCACGCTGCTCTTCAACGATCTTGTCGAAGGTTTCGTCATAAACCCTGGAGAATGCCGCTTCGGCAATCTCACTTGCCTTGAGCATCCCATCTTGGACATCCTTTGGCAGTTTGTTCCAAAAGTCGATATTTACAAGATGAAGGAACGGTTGGGCATACCACAATTCCTTAGAAACCAAAAGGTTGGGCGCTGCTTCATGGAACTTCATCAGATGCAATCCGTCATAATTGGTAAAGCATCCTGTTATCGTGCCAGTCTGCAGTGCCATATACACGTCGTCCCATGCGACAGAGACCGGAACAGCCCCCGCGTTTTCCAGGAACCTAAAAGCCCACTTGTCGCCGGCTCTCCATTTTTGTCCCTTTATATCGTCTATGCTCTTAATAGGTTTTGTGCTACAAAAGGCGCCAGGCAACCCGGCTGTAAAGAGCAACGGCTTTACGTTAGCCTTGGCGAGCTCCTCTTTCAGCTCGGGGATCTCCTCAAAGGCTTTGCGGTAGAGCCACACCATATTCTCGAACTTGCTGGGACCACGAGGGAAAAGTTTAAGGGCGGTAAAAGAAACGAGTTGGCCAGGATAGTGTCCGGGGTAAATAAAACCCATGTGGGTCACTCCAGAACCTATGCCTTTAAGCGCTTCTTGGGAGGAAAGCAGCGCACCGCCCCAGAAATCCTGAATTTTCACCTTGCCTTCGGTCTGCTTTATGATCTCGGGGAACCACACTTCGCTTAGGAATTTGGGCCGCATCCCTCCTGGCGGATCGTGATTTGAGTATTTTATGGTAATTGTTTGAGCCTCACAGGTTATTCCCGTAAAGAACAAGAAAGATACGACTGCAATCATCCCTATAACCCTAACAAATAACTTTCTACCCCATGGCTGAACCTCCCTTCTTTAATACAACGCATCGCTTTTTACACCGCTTCACTCATAGAGCCAAACCTGTCAAACCCTCTAAACGACACGCCCTATAAACCTTCCCCATCCAGGTTTGCCGACCACCTCCTTCCCATCGTAGACCACCTGCCCCCGCACGATCGTAGCTATTACGCGCCCGGTCAGCTCCATTCCGTCGTAAGGACTCCATTTGGCGCTGCTATAGCTTTTATCAGCGCTAAATCTCCACTTGTCTTTTGGATCCAACACAACTATGTCTGCATCGGCGCCTACGCGGATAACTCCTTTTTTGGGATAGAGTCCGAAACGGCGTGCAGGTGCTTCACTAACTAACTGCGTAACCATCGTGACGTCCATACCTCGCTTAGCCGCACCCTCGCTGTAGATGAGCGGCAAAAGCAGCTCTACACCTGGGACGCCAGAGCCATTATCGAAAATGTTAGGATGGGTCTTATTTTCCAAAGGCCAGGGGGCGTGATCAGATGTGATGAAATCTATTTCTTCACTCATAAGTTTCTGCCATAACTCTTCAACCATGGTGCGGGGTCTCAAGGGGGGATTTATTTTGCCAAAGGCTTTAAGCCTCGGCATGTCTTCCTCGGCAAGGACAAGGTAATGTATGCACGTTTCAGCAGTCACGTCGAGCCCCCAATTTTTGTAACTTCTGACAATATCAAAACCACGAGGTACGCTGATGTGAGCTATGTGGACTTTGGCGTCGCACGCAAGCGCAAGCTCAAGCAAATGCGCTATGGCAGTCGTCTCAGTAACAGGAGGCCGACTGCGACAATGGTCTAACGGGTCACCGTAGCCGCAACTTTTCAGCTCGTCCACCAAAGTCCTGACCAACTCTTCGTTCTCGGCGTGAAAACTGGTAACTACTCCGTATTTATTTAGCTCTGAAAAGGCTTTCATCAACTCCCGATCCGTGATCCTGGGGAAGCGATAAGGGTCAGTCTCATAAGTCGACATCTTGAAGGCACAGGCGCCCTCTTCTATTAATCCTTTTATTTCTCCAGTGCCGCCACTCTTGGCTATCGTGCCATAAAGAGCAACATCTACTACAGCTTCGTTATTGGCTTCTGATATCTTTTCTTTAAGGCGAGATCGATTCATCACGGGGCCAGCTGCATCGAAAGGCATGTCAATCACCGTCGTGACACCGCCTGCAGCGGCTGCGCGAGTTGTATTAATGAGTCTTTCGGGTTTGTCTTTGACGCTCGCCGAGTGTACATGGGCATCGATGGCACCCGGTAAGATCAATTTGCCCCTCGCGTCCAGAACCTGCCCTGCAGATGGGGCTTCTTTTTCTAACCCAATGGCTGCAATTTGGCCTCCGGAAACAGCCACAAACCCATCCCGCACGACATCGCCCGATGTCACGACATCACCCTTAATAACGAGATCGATCGGCATTCCCACTCCTCCTCGCAGTTTATATAACCGACGCATCTAACGCTTTAGTGATTTCTTTAGCCGCTTCAAAAAGTAGCGGCACAAATTTCCTTTCTTTTTCTTCACTGAATCTATATTCTGGCATACCGATAGTTAGACTCCCATAGATCTCTCCATGCCTGGCAACTAAGGGAACAGCTATGGCGGTTGCCCCTTCGTCCACTTCACCCGTTATAGTGGCGTATCCGAGCTCCTTGAGCTTTAAAACCCTCTCCAACACCTTGTGAGGATCGGTCCACGTCCTTTCCGTATACCTTTCCAAAGGCTTAGAGAATAGGTGAGATCTTATCCTGCTTTCCGGCATGCCTATCAATATCGCTATTCCGGTAGCGCCGGCATGGAGAGGGAAGTATCGCCCTACTTCAGAGGTCAACTTCACGCTTCGCGGCGTCTCGAACTTCTCTATGCATATCGCACCAATCTTGTTTTCAACGGCCAGTACTATCGTTTCGTCTGTGAGCTCCAAGAGTTTCATCATGATCGGTCGGGATACAGCAATTAGGGGGTGACGCATCAGTGAGGATCTGATCGAAAGTATTCCTAAACCCAAGCGGTATTTGCCGCTGTTTTTGTCTTTCTCTACCCACTCATTTTCTTCCAAGGTAATGAGAATCCTGTGGACGACGCTTTTGTGCAAGCCCACCTTCCTGCTGAGCTCAGAAATGCCAGCTTCGCCCTTTCCTTGACACAAAGCTTCGAGAACTTTAATGGCCCTTGAAATCGATTGGTTGATATAGCTATCTCGTTCCATCTTCCTCCGTCTCGATAAGAGAGACAATGTATCGCAAATTTGTCACGATAAACATACTACCTGTCCATGACTCTGTCAAGAATATGAGCAAAACTGACATTATTCTATTTTAGTGCTAAAAGCGGCGACACTTAGCCCACAAGGTTGCTTATGTATCCGACAGGGATGTGCTCTCACATTGGCGTGCGTGGACATATACACAGGTGCCGAGCGTTACCAACTTGTAACCCACTCGTGATGCATTCATAACAGAGGCCGTGATAGATTTGCCTCGTCCGAGAAACAAGAAAAGGATAGTAAATAAAAACAATTTCAAAAGGGGTGAAGTAAATTGAGCAAGGCAAAAGTGTGGGTCGTCTTGGGAATCGCGGTTTTGGCCTTAGCCGCAGGATGCATTTCATCGGAGGCAGCAGAGGCTTTACGGATAGGTCTTATACCCGCAGAAGACCAAAGGGAGATGCTCAAGCAATATGAAGGGATTATAGAATATCTCGAAGAATCGGTGGGGATGGAGATCAAGCCTTTTGTGGCCACAGACTACTCAGGTGTTATCGAGGCCATGCGTTCGGGCAAATTGGACATCGCCTACTTCGGCCCCTTCTCTTACGTCTTGGCCGCCGATGTGGCAAACGTCGAGGCCTTTGCAGTGCCGATGAGGAGCGATGGCAGGACTACCTACAACAGCATCATAATTGCACATGCCGAAACCGGCATAAAATCCATATCGGATTTAAAAGGGAAGACTTTCGCCTTCGTGGATCCAGCGTCGACCTCGGGACACCTCTTCCCCAGGGCAATGCTACAAAAGGCGGGCATCGACCCCGAAAAGGATTTCTCCAGCATGGTCTTCGCCGGCGGGCATGACGCTGTAGAGCTGGCCGTCAAGAACCGCAAGGTGGACGCAGGAGCGGACAGCGACAAGACGTACGATCGCATGGTAAAAGATGGCCTCATTGACCCTAAGGTAAACATAATCATCGCCAAATCCGATCCCATCCCGGGCTCGCCCTGGGCATGGAGAAGGGACCTCCCCGACGACCTCAAGGGTAAGTTCAAGGCTGCCATACTGGAAGTGGGCACAAAGAGGCCCGACATCTTAGCGAAGATGTCGGGCGGAATAGCAGGCTACGCTGAGGCTAAGGACGCTGACTACAACGTGATCAGGGAAACGGCCAAAATCCTAAACCTCGACCTCAAGAGCTTAAATTGAGATGGCCAGCCTCGAAAGAGAACCCATCATGAAAGGACAAATTTCCTCATATATCCCGGCCGTCCTAACGGCAGAAGTTCAAGCCCAGGAGGTCAAGAATCTGCACGACACGCCAAGCATGGTGAAGCCTCAAACCGAAAGGAGCACTAAGGCTAGTAAAACCATGATAAAGGCGCAGGATTTATGGAAAGAATTTCCAAACGGCGTTCAGGCCCTACAGGGCGTGAGCTTTGAGGTGGAAAGAGGAGAGTTCGTGGCGCTCTTGGGCTTAAGCGGGGCCGGCAAATCGACCCTTCTGCGCTGCATAAACGGCCTGATCAAGCCTACAAAAGGTGAGGTATGGATAAATGACACACCGGTGGGCGACGCCGGTGCAGATCTGAGAGCGCTCAGAAGGCAGTTGAGCATGATATTCCAGCAATTCAACCTCGTAAAGCGACTCACCGTCTTGGAAAATGTCCTGTGCGGTCGGCTCTCGTATTGCAACCCATTGTCGAGTTGTTGTCGCTTCTTTTCCAGAGCAGATTTGCATATAGCTTTCGAGGCGTTAGAAAGGGTGCACCTGACGGATAAAGCCAACGTAAGGGCAGATCAGCTCTCCGGTGGGCAGCAGCAGCGCGTAGGGATAGCGAGGGCGTTAGTGCAACAACCACAGGCAATCTTGGCGGACGAACCGGTTTCGAGCTTGGACCCGAAAACTTCCCGCAACATCATGGAGATCCTGCAGCAGATCAACGATACAGATCATATCACCGTAATAGCAAGCCTTCACGATGTTGAGCTCGCCTTGACATACGCGCATCGGGTCATCGGTCTCCAAGCCGGCAGGGTTGTCCTCGATAGCCCTGTGGAAGGCATCCGCGACGAAGACCTGGAATACCTGTACGAGCAGCAGAGGCAGGAAGAAGCCCTGCTGGAGGTGATTTGATTTTGGAAGGGCGTAAGGATGAGGGGGTACTTCAAGCCACCCCCTCTCCCCTATCTTGGTTTCTCCAGTGGCAACGGCTGTTAATCGTCGCCGTATTGGTGGCTATATATTGGAAGAGCGCCGCGGATAGCGAGCTGAGTGTTGTAATGCTCATAGATGGGATCCCCAATATATTCGACATTGTGGGGAGGATGCTGCCGCCCAACTTCTCCATCTTGGGTTCGCTCGTAAAGCCGACATTCCAGACCATCGAAATGGCCATATGGGGGACGACGCTGGCCGTGCTCTTATCGATGCCCTTGGGTATGCTTGCCGCAAAGAACTTAACGCCAAACCCGCTGCTTTATAGCGCCTCCCGCCTCATCCTCAATGCACTGCGAGCCATTTCTGAGATCGTGTTCGCCCTCATCTTCGTCGCTGCCGTGGGATTGGGTCCGTTTCCGGGGGTGCTGGCCTTGGCGGTGCACTCTGCAGGTCAGTTGGGTAAGTTCTATGCTGAGGCAATAGAGAATATCGACCCAGGTCCCGTCGAAGCGCTGGAGGCCACAGGGGCTCATAAGCTTCAGGTCATCGCCTATGCGATAATCCCCCAGATCATACCCGAGTTCGTCACGTACACCCTCTACCGCTGGGAGGTAAACGTGCGAGCAGCTACCGTCCTCGGCCTCGTAGGCGCTGGCGGGATCGGCTTTGAGCTCATGACCAGCATGCGTCTCTTTCAATATCGCGATACGTCAATGATCCTCCTCGTCATTTTGGCTGCAGTAATTTTGGTGGATCACACGTCTAACAAAATCAGAAGCGCCATCATATGAAAACGGGGGGTGCGCGAATGGAAAGGGAGAAACTCTTCGATATCCTCTCCATGGCGAGCGACGAAACCATAGAAGACGTGGCCAAGCTCGTCCTGGAGGAGGCGCCAGATGTTGAGACCATAAAGGGTCCCCGCGTGGGCCTCGTAATGATGCAAGCCAAAGAGTCTGTAGAGGACGAAATCTTCAACCTCGGTGAAGTTTTGGTATCGGAGTGCGCCGTAACGTCGGGAAACTTCATTGGATGGGGAATCTGCATGGGTGAAAACCTTAAAAAGGCCTCCAACTTGGCTCTGATAGACCTAGCCTTCGAGGCGTCTCTGCCGGTCGCTTCCAAAATCGTAGCCGTGGCGGAAAAAGAGCAGAAAGACCAAGAGGCCAAAAAAGAAGAGCTCTTTGCGGCCGTGTTGCGCTCCCGTGTGGATTTCGAGGTGATTTGAGGTGTTATCGCCATTCGAATCTCAGTACGTATTCAGACGCCTCTTAGACAGCATGGCCAGGCCTGGGAAGATCAACGAGCTACGCCAACATATTTCATGCAAAGGGAATTTCCCTGAGGAGCATCTGGCTGTGATGGCGGTGGCGGGCACGCTTCTCGATTCGGAGGTAACGTTTGCGCCACTGGGTGACAAGATGAAGGAGCTCGCTCCGCACATCTCCCTCATGACGGAAAGTCGAGTCGCAGAACCGGAAGAGGCGGACTTTCTGCTATCCGACGGCCTTTATCCCGCCACCGAAATCTCGTGCGCAAAGAGGGGAACCCTCCTCTTTCCGGAGGGCGGCGCCACGATAATTCTGGAGGTAGAAGAGCTCCTGGCCGACGGAATGGATGTAGATACCTATGTCGTTGTAGAGGGACCGGGGGTGCCAGAGAAAAGAGGCTTTGCTATCTGCGGGCTTTTCCCCGAGAACCTCGCTCTCGTTCAAGAGGCAAACGAGGAATTTCCCCTCGGCGTCGATGTGATCCTCGTCTCGAGGTCAAATAGGGTGACATGCCTGCCTAGGTCGGTCAGGTTTGAATCGCTCTCCGCAAGCTACGGGAGGTGTCGCGCTTGAGTTATACAGCCATCAAAGGCGGAGAAAGGGCCATCGACGCTGCCGAGGAGCTGGTCCACTTCTTCCGTTTGAAGGGCAACTCACGTCCCCTTGAAGTGAGGCAGATTATGGATCAAATGCGATTGGCTGTGGACCAGGTCATGGGAGAAGGCTCACTTTACGCCCCATATCACGCCGCATTGGCCCTAAAACAGGCCGAGGGAGATACCATCGAGGCCTCGTTTTTATTAAGGGCATACCGCTCGACTCTGGAGCGCTTGGGTTATTCCATCGTAACCGACATAAGCCGCATGTTGGTCATAAGGCGCATATCCGCCGCCTTCAAAGACATCCCAGGCGGCCAAATACTGGGACCAACCCGCGACTACTCCCTGCGCCTCCTAAATTTCGACTTGGCCGAGGAGGACTCCGAAAAAGCAAAAAGCTTCATTAGCGACTTCCTCTCAAAGGGCGATGGACTCTCAACCCAAAGACTGCCGCTGCGCTTCCCCAAGGTGATCGAAATCCTCAGGGCAGAGGGATTATTAGAAAAGGCGCGGCCTCGCAATACGAAAGAAGGATCCGTCCCAGACTTGACCAGGGAGCCGTTGACCTTCCCAGCAGCTCGACAAATCCGCTTGCAGGCCATGGCTCGAGCCGAGAAGGGAAGCATTATGGCTTTAGCCTACAGCACCATGCGAGGTTACGGCAATGTCCACCCGACGTTGGGCGAATTGAGAGTCGGGTATGTTCCCCTCGTAATGGACAATCCGATAAGAAAAGACATAAAGGTGACCGTGGGGTGGTTATTGGTGACCGAAGCGGAGGTGATAACCAGTATGGACGACGCGCAAGGCACGCCGCGCTTCACGCTGGGTTACGGCCTGTGCTTCGGCCAGGACGAGATCAAGGCCATCTCTATGGCCGTTTTAGATCGGGCAATGCAGGCCAAAGAGGCCGGAGCTCCAGGCGAGGATGACGAGTTCGTCCTATGTCACATCGACGGCATAGACTCGTCGGGCTTCACGGCCCATTGGAAGCTTCCCCATTACGTCACCTTCCAATCGGCTTTAGACCGGCTGCGGCGCACACAACAAATCAAGAAAAGAGAGGAGGTCATGCCCGATGGAACTCCAGAATACGACCAGCCGCAACAAGTATAACTTCGCCTTTCTCGACGAAGGCAGTAAGCGCGAATTCAGGCGCCGCATGCTCAAAGCGGTTGCAATACCCGGCTATCAGGTTCCTTTCGCCTCCAGGGAGCTGCCTTTGGCCAAGGGATGGGGAACGGGGGGATTGCAGCTTACCATGTCTCTTATAGGCCCGGACGACATCCTCAAGGTGATAGACCAGGGATGCGACGAAGTAGTAAATGCGGTGAACATTAGAAAGCTCTTGGCAAAGACGACAGGGGTAGACACGACGATAGACACGACGGAGGCGACGATAATCCAGACCCGCCATCGCATTCCCGAAGAACCATTAAGGGAAGACCAGATCTTGGTATTCCAAGTTCCCTACCCTGAGCCACTCAGGCTGGTTGAACCGAGCGAGACTAAAACGAGGCAGATGCATGCGGAGGGAGATTATAGCCGCCTCTGGGTTCACCTATATGAAGAGATCGTTCGCTGGGGCGAGGTCGCCATCGGATCACGATACCCGGTTATGATCAACGACCGCTACATAATGGATCCTTCTCCGATCCCGCGCTGGGACATACCTAAACTTCACATGGCCAAAACGCTCTACCTCTTCGGAGCAGGGAGAGAGAAGCGTATATACGCCGTGCCTCCATATACTTCGGTTAAGCCTCTGGAGTTCGACGATCATCCCTTTAGAGTCGAGGACTTCACAGGAAAACGGTGCTCCCTCTGCGGCAGCACAGATACATACCTGGACGAAATAATCGACGATGTCGCAGGCGAGCGACGATATATGTGCTCCGATACCTCGTATTGCCTGAAAGTCAGACAGACGAAAGAGGTGAAGGTATGAAGACCTCAACGGCAGACTCGCAGGCACTTTATTTTAGCGAAAAAGCGGATGACGTCCTAACGAAAGAAAAGCCGCTCCTTTCTGTGCGCGGCCTGGTAAAGATATATGGCACGGGTTGTCCTCGCTGCCTTGACCTGACCGGCTCAGAGGTAAATTGCAATACCTGCCCGCACTGTCATTCTGTGGTCGCTTGCAACGAGGTGAGCTTCGACCTTCACAAGGGAGAGATCTTGGGCGTGGTGGGAGA includes:
- a CDS encoding DUF433 domain-containing protein, with the protein product MEKGKTVMELSHRIVSDPEICSGEPCVAGTRIPVWVILSHLASGEDIETILRNLPRLSREDILACLEYASYLATEKVVPV
- a CDS encoding DUF5615 family PIN-like protein, producing the protein MAETAERGMVDAEVWKLAKARQAILITRDYGFANPVRFRTQEVGAVIYLRRANLSSEKEAELVMSFLTAHKLKEEYDGRLITLWPGGVRIR
- a CDS encoding M20 family metallo-hydrolase encodes the protein MTGRIDGKALIRAIEKMATLTDQSAPPFTRRAFTETYLRGREWLKSHFETSGLDVKLDAAANLIGRMEGLDRDRPPIMIGSHTDTVTGGGRYDGILGVLTGAAVASYLHRSGQSLRFPLEVVDFLSEEVSDYGAVSCVGSRAIVGTLSQEMLLRNNPNGETLKDAIKRMGGNPDLLNAPLKKRGDIAAYMELHIEQGPVLDTAGIPIGVVSGIVAIRRVKITVRGQANHAGTTPMKARNDALVGASQMISLVHDLALDWQGSFPLVATVGRIEIFPNSPNVIPGLCIMDLEVRSISEEEIDTFLDQVEKAASDTSAKCHVSVSFETASDAYPALCSENIIATIKEACSNLGYEYLEMPSGAGHDAMHVASIAPIGMIFVPSVKGLSHCSEEFTKEEHIIAGAEVLLESLLLLNEKLDVSYAKLLK
- a CDS encoding TRAP transporter large permease, which encodes MDFVTGGTLCVLLLLALMATGLQIGLAFILSGFLISTLLIGVDSALSLLGQAAYFSIATPTWTCIPLFTLMGAFAAYGGYAQRAYNGVYALARRLKGSLAIATCFGCAMFGLLSGSSIAATAIFGKMVFSEMQRIGYDKRLSTACIASAGTFASMIPPSMMMIIYAMFTQQSVGKLFAAGVIPGFITASVYSIYIIYAVKRNPRLAPEASKSSFTPEQRRKAVWNMWPVIIIAFAVLGGIYAGVFTPTEAAAVGAILTLVFGYFQGSIRKFSIVNTAMKESANTTAMLFLINIGALFYSRVLALTRLPTEMAMFLLNLNIPRVFIMLGILGIMFLLGMIMVPVGIYALTLPVVFPLVVRLGYDPIWFGVIALKLTEIGGVTPPVGLNIYAMKGVIPHEYSVSLEDIFSGVWPFVLCDIIVLVALFMFPQIATWLPNLLLG
- a CDS encoding TRAP transporter small permease subunit → MKHFFHKTNEALSAFCGWLMLVMMVLLVMDVCSRNVGKPIQGMAELSVFVMMIVIYLGMARCEEHKEHVSLEIVKNAFSPRIKRVIELSAYILALISIGIFFYALLQDAIASYVSREALAGVVELRLWPVKVVMVVGIAFFWIQMLINAVNDFSA
- the dctP gene encoding TRAP transporter substrate-binding protein DctP, giving the protein MRPKFLSEVWFPEIIKQTEGKVKIQDFWGGALLSSQEALKGIGSGVTHMGFIYPGHYPGQLVSFTALKLFPRGPSKFENMVWLYRKAFEEIPELKEELAKANVKPLLFTAGLPGAFCSTKPIKSIDDIKGQKWRAGDKWAFRFLENAGAVPVSVAWDDVYMALQTGTITGCFTNYDGLHLMKFHEAAPNLLVSKELWYAQPFLHLVNIDFWNKLPKDVQDGMLKASEIAEAAFSRVYDETFDKIVEEQRAAGCTVTFMSKEDIAKWENADRLQDLQKQWIEEAKEAGLETAPSVMEKLRALVQEAIKREQ
- a CDS encoding dihydroorotase, which produces MPIDLVIKGDVVTSGDVVRDGFVAVSGGQIAAIGLEKEAPSAGQVLDARGKLILPGAIDAHVHSASVKDKPERLINTTRAAAAGGVTTVIDMPFDAAGPVMNRSRLKEKISEANNEAVVDVALYGTIAKSGGTGEIKGLIEEGACAFKMSTYETDPYRFPRITDRELMKAFSELNKYGVVTSFHAENEELVRTLVDELKSCGYGDPLDHCRSRPPVTETTAIAHLLELALACDAKVHIAHISVPRGFDIVRSYKNWGLDVTAETCIHYLVLAEEDMPRLKAFGKINPPLRPRTMVEELWQKLMSEEIDFITSDHAPWPLENKTHPNIFDNGSGVPGVELLLPLIYSEGAAKRGMDVTMVTQLVSEAPARRFGLYPKKGVIRVGADADIVVLDPKDKWRFSADKSYSSAKWSPYDGMELTGRVIATIVRGQVVYDGKEVVGKPGWGRFIGRVV